The following are encoded together in the Daucus carota subsp. sativus chromosome 5, DH1 v3.0, whole genome shotgun sequence genome:
- the LOC135152755 gene encoding uncharacterized protein LOC135152755, whose translation MSELFVGQFRASVTYAPPANTLANIKQKEHETLREYFKRFNSEVPRVKPTSKETLKNFLIAGVRPGTDFWTELQGWELETLADFFARAEPHKVIEESLAKLKKESKSESRSSWKNKRDRSYSPYRRNTYKRNPYTRLTGEKSSSRDGKTSPITVNTTSTQGFDKSRLTMRKAREPRYHEYTPLTAFIYHIIQVGDKARLFRKPFRSGPTGKKDRGKYCAFHNLNGHDTAECVHLKDHIEDLFRTGYLTEFVAQEAKKYKEKKAERANDQETNRNTRADSV comes from the coding sequence ATGAGCGAGCTGTtcgtgggacaattcagggcttccgttacttatgccccacctgccaacactctAGCTAACATCAAGCAGAaggagcatgaaactctaaggGAATATTTCAAACGCTTCAACTCAGAGGTGCCCCGTGTCAAGCCAAcatcaaaggaaaccctgaagaatttcttgatagcaGGGGTTAGACCTGGGACAGATTTCTGGACGGAGCTACAAGGGTGGGAGCTCgaaaccctagctgacttctttgctagggcgGAACCCCATAAAGTGATCGAGGAGTCACTAGCGAAGCtgaagaaggagtcaaagtcAGAAAGCCGTAGtagctggaaaaacaagagagacaggtcttacagcccatataggaggaacacctataAGAGGAACCCCTACACAAGGCTTACTGGTGAGAAATCCTCGAGCCGAGACGGCAAAACCTCACCCATTACCGTGAATACAACCAGCACACAaggcttcgacaagtcaaggctGACGATGAGGAAGGCCAGGGAACCAAGGTACCATGAATACACGCCTCTGACAGCTTTCATATATCATATCATCCAGGTtggagacaaggcgagactcttccggaagccctttcgaagtggaccgACTGGAAAGAAAGACCGGGGGAAATATTGCGCTTTCCACAACTTGAATGGGCATGACACAGCAGAATGTGTGCATCTCAAGGATCACATAGAAGATCTCTTTAGAACTGGATACCTGACAGAGTTTGTGGCTCAAGAGGCTAAGAAGTACAAGGAAAAGAAGGCCGAAAGGGCAAATGACCAGGAAACCAATCGTAACACCCGTGCTGATAGTGTAtga
- the LOC135152756 gene encoding uncharacterized protein LOC135152756 gives MEKLAYALILASCKLRPYFQAHKIEVRTSFPLRQVLHKPKASGRIMEWVVELGQFDIEYKPRTTIKGQALADFIREFPPTFEVEGMECVPEPQPPIAIPENCSPWWNLYVDGAVNGNGAGAGIVLVSPEGHKLQSSIHFDFKAINNDGEYEALIAGLKLALEMKVENMNVYSDSMLVVWHIRGGFQARGPCTDLYMRYAQELIGKFKEIKLEQIPRSENADADALAKLGIQRDAHMLGVIPLKIQYQPSIPKIEVVDVEVEESNFWTTPFQEYIANGTLPTYKDEARKLRYKAAQYVIYDGVLYKRGFNRPLLRCVTGIRCEYIIREVHEGICGNHSGVPPSLTKFSVKATTGLPSTKTLMPSPRPVTAAKDLIGKLPKGKGGVKYVVVEVDYFTKWAEVGAGSFRRDNYDPENNEVNHRLYLDLIEEVRDTAQLRLAAYQQTTRKYFDKKVRARPLKMGNLVLRKMMPNMRVPAHGAIGAKWEGPYIIKTVLWEGTYHLTDMDGRLMSRAWNAQHLKRYY, from the exons atggagaagttagcctacgcaTTAATTTTGGCTTCCTGTAAGCTGAGGCCTTATTtccaggctcacaagattgaagtgcgaacatccttccctctcagacaagTCTTACACAAGCCAAAAGCCTCTGGTAGGATTATGGAATGGGTTGTCGAGCTAGGCCAATTTGATATAGAGTACAAGCCAAGAACTACTATTAAGGGGCAAGCATTAGCTGACTTCATCCGggaatttccacccacttttgaagttgaagggaTGGAATGCGTACCTGAACCTCAGCCTCCAATAGCCATacccgagaattgttccccttggtggaacttgtacgtcgatggggctgtcaatggaaatggggccggggctggcattgtcctagtcagtccggaaggccataagctgcaaagctccattcactTCGACTTTAAAGCTATCAACAATGACggggagtatgaagccctaatagcggGGCTGAAGCTAGCCTTGGAGATGAAggtggaaaatatgaatgtttacagtgattcaatgttggtagtctggcacatccgaggaggcttccaagctaggggtccctGTACCGATCTTTACATGCGGTATGCCCAAgaactaattgggaaattcaaggagatcaagctagagcaaataccaaggtcTGAGAATGCAGACGCAGATGCCCTGGCCAAGTTAGGCATTCAGAGGGATGCACATATGCTTGGGGTGATCCCCCTCAAAATCCAatatcagcctagcatccccaagATTGAAGTCGTGGACGTTGAGGTTGAAGAGTCTAACTTTTGGACAACCCCATTTCAagaatacatagccaacggaaccctgcctacgtacaaggatgaggccagaaaattgagatacaaggcagcccaatatgtaatttatgatggagTTCTTTACAAAAGAGGGTTCAACCGACCCCTCCTTAGGTGTGTTACTGGGATAAGATGTGAGTACATTATccgcgaggtgcatgaaggaatttgtgggaatcactcgggggtgcctccctcgctcacaaaattctccgtcaaggctactactggcctaccctcgACAAAGAcgctcatgccttcgccaaggCCTGTGACAGCTGCCAAAG atctgattggtaAATTACCcaaagggaaaggaggggtgaagTATGTAGTTGTGGAGGTAGATTACTTCACCAAATGGGCTGAAGTTGGAGCAGGGTcctttcgaagggataactatgaccctgagaataatgaagtcaaccacaggctctaccTAGACCTGATTGAAGAGGTAAGGGACACGGCTCAGTTGAGACTGGCTGCATATCAACAGAcgacccgtaaatattttgataagaaggtgagggctcgacccctcaaaatGGGAAACCTGGTTCTAAGAAAAATGATGCCaaacatgagggttcccgctcatggggcCATCGGTGCGaaatgggaaggcccatatattATCAagacagtgctttgggaaggaaCCTATCACCTTACAGACATGGACGGAAGACTCATGTCACGGGCATGGAatgcccaacacttaaagaggtattactag